One window of Roseisolibacter agri genomic DNA carries:
- the fliG gene encoding flagellar motor switch protein FliG, protein MKTSTALAQFTESKAMLHGRPLTGRQKVAVLCMAVGTEFAAKITTGLSNDEAEMISYEIAQLDRIPQDLMEVVLAEWLESTLGIASLTTGGLEYAREVLEKAYGKSRADGILRRITSQLADTAGLHRLRKADPQQLATTLRGEHPQTVALVLAHLDAPHTAAILREMPTAFGGEVLYRMARMEKVSPEMLQLIERALSSDADLSFSQGMSAAGGPAAVASVLNLVSGTLEKELLEGVSERDTMLCEQIKNLMFVFEDLVTLDDKSLQRLLREVEAKQLALALKAASDELKGKILGAMSQRAVAALKEEMEFMGPVKMRDVEAAQSAIVSQVRKLEETGEIVLSAGSDDVLV, encoded by the coding sequence ATGAAGACCTCGACCGCCCTCGCGCAGTTCACCGAGTCCAAGGCCATGCTGCACGGCCGCCCGCTCACCGGCCGGCAGAAGGTCGCCGTGCTGTGCATGGCGGTCGGCACCGAGTTCGCCGCCAAGATCACCACCGGCCTCTCGAACGACGAGGCGGAGATGATCTCGTACGAGATCGCGCAGCTCGACCGCATCCCGCAGGACCTGATGGAGGTCGTGCTCGCGGAGTGGCTCGAGAGCACGCTCGGCATCGCGTCGCTGACGACGGGCGGCCTGGAGTACGCGCGCGAGGTGCTGGAGAAGGCGTACGGGAAGTCGCGCGCGGACGGCATCCTGCGCCGCATCACGAGCCAGCTGGCCGACACGGCCGGCCTGCACCGCCTGCGCAAGGCCGATCCGCAGCAGCTCGCGACGACGCTGCGCGGCGAGCACCCGCAGACGGTCGCGCTGGTGCTCGCGCACCTCGACGCGCCGCACACCGCGGCCATCCTGCGCGAGATGCCGACCGCGTTCGGCGGCGAGGTGCTCTACCGCATGGCGCGCATGGAGAAGGTCTCGCCGGAGATGCTGCAGCTCATCGAGCGCGCGCTCTCCAGCGACGCGGACCTCAGCTTCTCGCAGGGCATGTCGGCCGCCGGTGGCCCGGCCGCGGTGGCGTCGGTGCTCAACCTCGTCAGCGGCACGCTCGAGAAGGAGCTGCTGGAGGGCGTCTCGGAGCGCGACACGATGCTCTGCGAGCAGATCAAGAACCTGATGTTCGTCTTCGAGGACCTCGTGACCCTCGACGACAAGTCGCTGCAGCGCCTCCTGCGCGAGGTCGAGGCCAAGCAGCTCGCGCTGGCGCTCAAGGCGGCCAGCGACGAGCTGAAGGGCAAGATCCTCGGCGCGATGTCGCAGCGTGCGGTCGCCGCGCTCAAGGAGGAGATGGAGTTCATGGGCCCGGTGAAGATGCGCGACGTCGAGGCCGCGCAGTCGGCCATCGTCTCGCAGGTCCGCAAGCTCGAGGAGACGGGCGAGATCGTGCTGAGCGCCGGGAGCGACGATGTCCTCGTCTGA
- the fliJ gene encoding flagellar export protein FliJ, with protein MFRFRLQRVLDMRARTERDAATALVSAQEAADAARDEQRRLERQREQLAAAQRTPDAAGASVGELRNLGFLLERMDEQVAGAAALAAAANDTVLEREDALRAAFRERRTLDRLREKHEDAWRAGEIAQDRALMDEIALTRFTTQGNSGKPGAAPASDAGSGS; from the coding sequence ATGTTCCGCTTCCGCCTCCAGCGAGTCCTCGACATGCGCGCGCGCACCGAGCGCGACGCGGCCACCGCGCTCGTGTCCGCGCAGGAAGCCGCCGACGCCGCGCGCGACGAGCAGCGGCGGCTGGAGCGGCAGCGCGAGCAGCTGGCGGCGGCGCAGCGCACGCCCGACGCGGCCGGCGCCTCGGTGGGCGAGCTGCGCAACCTCGGCTTCCTGCTGGAGCGCATGGACGAGCAGGTCGCCGGCGCCGCGGCCCTCGCCGCCGCCGCCAACGACACGGTGCTGGAGCGCGAGGACGCGCTGCGCGCCGCGTTCCGCGAGCGCCGCACGCTCGACCGCCTGCGCGAGAAGCACGAGGACGCGTGGCGCGCGGGCGAGATCGCGCAGGACCGCGCGCTGATGGACGAGATCGCGCTCACCCGCTTCACCACCCAGGGCAACTCCGGCAAGCCCGGCGCCGCGCCCGCCTCCGACGCCGGTTCCGGGTCCTGA
- a CDS encoding FliI/YscN family ATPase → MPELMSAPVLADDPATALLASLAGVPQVVSYGKVTRVVGLVIEATGLDVGLGELCRVTSLSGDRSVLAEVVGFHEKGVLLMPLGEIDGLHPGSAVRPLGRSFGVDVGPQLLGRILNGLGHPIDGKGKLDATERVPLSAEPPNPLVREMVSEPLETGVRAIDGCLTFGRGQRVGIFAGSGVGKSTLLGMIARQARADVNVIALLGERGREVREFIEHSLGPEGLARSVLVVATGDQAALVRARGALVATAIAEYFRDQGKQVLLMVDSVTRVAMAWREIGLAVGEPPTTKGYPPSVFAALPRLLERAGNGETGGITGIYTVLVDGDDFNEPVADAARSILDGHVVLTRKLAAAGHFPAIDVLDSKSRVRDNIITADHKAAANQLLKLEGAYREKEDLILVGAYQQGSDQTVDAAIALREQALGFLQQPPDEASPMALTQNTLKHLAMQVAARRNAPPQPMQQQMIRR, encoded by the coding sequence ATGCCTGAGCTCATGTCCGCGCCCGTCCTCGCCGACGATCCGGCGACCGCGCTGCTGGCGTCGCTCGCCGGCGTGCCGCAGGTCGTGAGCTACGGCAAGGTGACGCGCGTCGTCGGCCTCGTGATCGAGGCGACGGGGCTCGACGTCGGGCTCGGGGAGCTGTGCCGCGTGACGTCGCTCTCGGGCGACCGCTCGGTGCTCGCGGAGGTCGTCGGCTTCCACGAGAAGGGCGTCCTGCTGATGCCGCTGGGCGAGATCGACGGCCTGCATCCGGGCAGCGCGGTGCGCCCGCTCGGCCGCTCGTTCGGCGTCGACGTCGGGCCGCAGCTGCTCGGCCGCATCCTCAACGGCCTCGGACATCCGATCGACGGCAAGGGGAAGCTCGACGCCACGGAGCGCGTGCCGCTCTCCGCCGAGCCGCCCAACCCGCTCGTGCGCGAGATGGTGAGCGAGCCGCTCGAGACGGGCGTGCGCGCCATCGACGGCTGCCTGACGTTCGGCCGCGGCCAGCGCGTCGGCATCTTTGCCGGCTCGGGCGTCGGCAAGTCGACGCTGCTGGGCATGATCGCGCGCCAGGCGCGCGCCGACGTGAACGTGATCGCGCTGCTCGGCGAGCGTGGCCGCGAGGTGCGCGAGTTCATCGAGCACTCGCTCGGCCCCGAGGGGCTCGCGCGCAGCGTGCTGGTGGTGGCGACCGGCGACCAGGCCGCGCTCGTGCGCGCGCGCGGCGCGCTGGTGGCGACCGCGATCGCGGAGTACTTCCGCGACCAGGGCAAGCAGGTGCTGCTGATGGTGGACTCGGTCACGCGCGTCGCGATGGCGTGGCGCGAGATCGGCCTCGCCGTCGGCGAGCCGCCCACCACGAAGGGCTATCCGCCCTCGGTGTTCGCCGCGCTGCCGCGCCTCCTGGAGCGCGCGGGCAACGGCGAGACGGGCGGCATCACGGGCATCTACACCGTCCTCGTGGACGGCGACGACTTCAACGAGCCGGTCGCCGACGCGGCCCGCTCGATCCTCGACGGCCACGTGGTGCTGACGCGCAAGCTCGCCGCCGCGGGGCACTTCCCCGCGATCGACGTGCTCGACTCGAAGAGCCGCGTGCGCGACAACATCATCACGGCCGACCACAAGGCCGCCGCGAACCAGCTGCTGAAGCTCGAGGGCGCGTACCGCGAGAAGGAGGACCTGATCCTCGTCGGCGCGTACCAGCAGGGGAGCGACCAGACGGTGGACGCCGCGATCGCGCTGCGCGAGCAGGCGCTCGGCTTCCTGCAGCAGCCGCCCGACGAGGCGTCGCCGATGGCGCTGACGCAGAACACGCTGAAGCACCTCGCGATGCAGGTCGCCGCCCGCCGCAACGCGCCGCCGCAGCCGATGCAGCAGCAGATGATCCGCCGCTAG
- a CDS encoding FliH/SctL family protein, translating to MSSSDPRRVAVRGAVLGPDALAAFGLAGTGSTGAAGAWQPRDLADAGAAPVATHAALEAFASFDAEPVAVATPWSGDVDAADDAFADALPDFLTVEDDEVAVGLSPELTLVRERAVRDELARDYEAQLAAMAARHEAELQEAYAAGHAAGQADGAAQAEQMLADAMSVLEAARAQLLAHEDRWLAHLQENVAVLAVGVARHVIGREIAGDDTLVRARVAAAVAEFPLHEPLTLRVHPDDLSLLKMAFELERGGDLREPRWIADDRVARGGCLVEGRERIVDGRVDTALERVYRQLSGQHA from the coding sequence ATGTCCTCGTCTGACCCGCGGCGCGTCGCCGTCCGCGGCGCGGTGCTCGGCCCCGACGCGCTGGCCGCGTTCGGCCTCGCCGGCACGGGCAGCACCGGCGCGGCGGGCGCGTGGCAGCCGCGCGACCTCGCCGACGCGGGCGCCGCGCCGGTCGCGACGCACGCCGCGCTGGAGGCCTTCGCATCGTTCGACGCGGAGCCGGTGGCCGTCGCGACGCCGTGGAGCGGCGACGTGGACGCCGCCGACGACGCCTTCGCCGACGCGCTCCCCGACTTCCTGACCGTCGAGGACGACGAGGTCGCGGTGGGCCTGTCGCCCGAGCTGACGCTGGTGCGCGAGCGCGCCGTGCGCGACGAGCTGGCGCGCGACTACGAGGCGCAGCTGGCCGCGATGGCCGCGCGCCACGAGGCGGAGCTGCAGGAGGCCTACGCCGCCGGCCACGCCGCCGGGCAGGCCGACGGCGCCGCGCAGGCCGAGCAGATGCTGGCCGACGCGATGAGCGTCCTCGAGGCCGCGCGCGCGCAGCTCCTCGCGCACGAGGACCGCTGGCTCGCGCACCTGCAGGAGAACGTCGCCGTGCTCGCGGTGGGCGTGGCGCGCCACGTCATCGGCCGCGAGATCGCGGGCGACGACACGCTGGTGCGCGCGCGCGTCGCCGCCGCGGTGGCCGAGTTCCCGCTGCACGAGCCGCTGACGCTGCGCGTGCACCCGGACGACCTGTCGCTGCTGAAGATGGCGTTCGAGCTGGAGCGCGGCGGCGACCTGCGCGAGCCGCGCTGGATCGCCGACGACCGCGTCGCGCGCGGCGGCTGCCTGGTGGAGGGCCGCGAGCGCATCGTCGACGGGCGCGTGGACACCGCGCTGGAGCGCGTGTACCGCCAGCTGAGCGGGCAGCATGCCTGA
- a CDS encoding magnesium transporter MgtE N-terminal domain-containing protein has translation MLKVILSAVVGLLVGLGGTTTLVVQRAKQAAASAPADSAKGAKAAKHGADSAAKPVAAAPTDSAAATDTTAHAAAADSAAPHDAKPADAHAPAPAAAPAKVAAKPVAKPAAKPATKPAAPTTAPTAAKPDSAAQHASAESIAARVSSAKAADAGQSAERRLAKYFSAMAAKDAAKILEQMDDRDVLHILSFVADRQAAAILGSLPAQRAASIGRATLRPQPTKGR, from the coding sequence ATGCTGAAGGTCATCCTCTCCGCCGTCGTCGGCCTGCTGGTCGGCCTGGGCGGCACCACCACCCTGGTCGTGCAGCGCGCCAAGCAGGCCGCCGCGAGCGCGCCCGCCGACAGCGCGAAGGGCGCGAAGGCGGCCAAGCACGGCGCCGACTCCGCCGCGAAGCCCGTCGCCGCCGCGCCGACCGACAGCGCCGCCGCGACCGACACGACCGCGCACGCCGCCGCGGCCGACAGCGCCGCCCCGCACGACGCCAAGCCCGCCGACGCGCACGCGCCGGCGCCCGCCGCGGCGCCCGCGAAGGTCGCCGCGAAGCCGGTCGCGAAGCCCGCCGCGAAGCCCGCCACGAAGCCCGCCGCGCCGACGACCGCGCCGACCGCCGCGAAGCCCGACAGCGCCGCGCAGCACGCGTCCGCGGAGTCGATCGCCGCGCGCGTGTCGAGCGCGAAGGCCGCCGACGCCGGGCAGAGCGCCGAGCGTCGCCTGGCGAAGTACTTCAGCGCGATGGCCGCGAAGGACGCCGCGAAGATCCTGGAGCAGATGGACGACCGCGACGTGCTGCACATCCTCAGCTTCGTCGCCGACCGCCAGGCGGCGGCGATCCTCGGCAGCCTGCCGGCACAGCGGGCGGCCTCCATCGGGCGCGCCACGCTGCGCCCCCAGCCCACGAAGGGACGCTGA